A single window of Gossypium hirsutum isolate 1008001.06 chromosome A10, Gossypium_hirsutum_v2.1, whole genome shotgun sequence DNA harbors:
- the LOC107895979 gene encoding exopolygalacturonase clone GBGE184 isoform X3, with protein MMAFSLRNIVAFLPLFHASIVVATLPSCQTCGSPEPSPPAPEPEAFPPEPEVPEPYPPELAPYPEPDQSPEPSEAPIDDDGVFDVTNYGAVADGGTECSSAFSAAWHAACDYPWNSTIYIPEGTFLVGPISFRGPCYNDRSPNVEIRGTLFALSSLSSFKSSYWISFKNLQGLTLIGGPEYGKLDGQGAVEAWKEPSCEKSARCKKLITSIDFINVSHATISNITLSNSKGFHLGLHGSKNIKIYNVKIIAPEDSPNTDGIHVSNSSNISIFSSTIGVGDDCVSIGPGSKNVSVSNIRCGPGHGISVGSLGKYKNEKDVVGINVRNCTINGTENGIRMKTWPGDRPSNAYNMTFEDIVMVNVSNPIIIDQEYCPSHKCKTFNGEA; from the exons ATGATGGCATTTAGTTTGAGAAACATAGTAGCTTTTTTACCATTGTTTCATGCAAGTATTGTGGTGGCAACATTGCCTTCTTGCCAAACCTGTGGCTCACCTGAACCATCTCCTCCAGCACCTGAACCCGAAGCTTTTCCACCTGAACCGGAAGTACCCGAACCTTATCCCCCTGAACTGGCTCCTTATCCAGAACCTGATCAGTCTCCGGAACCAAGTGAGGCACCAATTGATGATGATGGTGTTTTTGATGTCACTAACTATGGAGCGGTGGCTGATGGTGGGACCGAATGTAGCTCG GCATTCTCTGCAGCATGGCATGCAGCATGTGATTATCCGTGGAACTCTACCATTTACATACCAGAAGGAACATTCTTGGTCGGTCCGATCTCATTTCGTGGCCCCTGCTATAACGATAGATCGCCTAACGTCGAGATCAGGGGAACATTATTTGCTCTAAGTAGCCTTAGTTCATTCAAGTCCTCCTATTGGATTTCATTCAAAAACCTCCAAGGGCTCACTCTTATTGGGGGACCCGAATACGGTAAACTCGATGGTCAAGGAGCCGTAGAGGCCTGGAAAGAGCCTAGCTGTGAGAAATCAGCAAGATGTAAGAAATTAATCACA TCAATAGATTTTATAAATGTTTCACATGCAACCATCAGCAATATCACATTGTCAAACAGCAAGGGCTTCCACTTAGGTCTGCATGGAAGCAAGAACATTAAAATCTACAATGTCAAAATTATTGCTCCTGAGGATAGCCCAAACACCGATGGCATCCATGTCAGTAACTCCTCTAACATAAGCATTTTCTCTTCGACAATCGGAGTCGGTGATGATTGTGTCTCCATAGGACCCGGTAGCAAGAATGTCTCGGTTTCCAACATCCGATGCGGTCCAGGCCATGGAATAAG TGTGGGCAGCCTTGGCAAGTATAAAAACGAGAAGGATGTGGTCGGGATCAACGTCCGAAACTGCACGATAAATGGCACAGAAAACGGTATTCGGATGAAGACATGGCCCGGAGACCGTCCAAGCAATGCTTACAACATGACATTTGAAGACATTGTGATGGTCAATGTCTCCAACCCCATAATCATAGACCAAGAATATTGTCCTTCACATAAATGCAAGA CCTTCAATGGTGAAGCTTAA
- the LOC107895979 gene encoding exopolygalacturonase isoform X2, whose amino-acid sequence MMAFSLRNIVAFLPLFHASIVVATLPSCQTCGSPEPSPPAPEPEAFPPEPEVPEPYPPELAPYPEPDQSPEPSEAPIDDDGVFDVTNYGAVADGGTECSSAFSAAWHAACDYPWNSTIYIPEGTFLVGPISFRGPCYNDRSPNVEIRGTLFALSSLSSFKSSYWISFKNLQGLTLIGGPEYGKLDGQGAVEAWKEPSCEKSARCKKLITSIDFINVSHATISNITLSNSKGFHLGLHGSKNIKIYNVKIIAPEDSPNTDGIHVSNSSNISIFSSTIGVGDDCVSIGPGSKNVSVSNIRCGPGHGISLGKYKNEKDVVGINVRNCTINGTENGIRMKTWPGDRPSNAYNMTFEDIVMVNVSNPIIIDQEYCPSHKCKSNEPSMVKLKDIFIKNINGTYSTKSAVIFLCSSEAPCENVQLVNINLNYLVPNSPRQGRLNIKGFLNGLQVINSRF is encoded by the exons ATGATGGCATTTAGTTTGAGAAACATAGTAGCTTTTTTACCATTGTTTCATGCAAGTATTGTGGTGGCAACATTGCCTTCTTGCCAAACCTGTGGCTCACCTGAACCATCTCCTCCAGCACCTGAACCCGAAGCTTTTCCACCTGAACCGGAAGTACCCGAACCTTATCCCCCTGAACTGGCTCCTTATCCAGAACCTGATCAGTCTCCGGAACCAAGTGAGGCACCAATTGATGATGATGGTGTTTTTGATGTCACTAACTATGGAGCGGTGGCTGATGGTGGGACCGAATGTAGCTCG GCATTCTCTGCAGCATGGCATGCAGCATGTGATTATCCGTGGAACTCTACCATTTACATACCAGAAGGAACATTCTTGGTCGGTCCGATCTCATTTCGTGGCCCCTGCTATAACGATAGATCGCCTAACGTCGAGATCAGGGGAACATTATTTGCTCTAAGTAGCCTTAGTTCATTCAAGTCCTCCTATTGGATTTCATTCAAAAACCTCCAAGGGCTCACTCTTATTGGGGGACCCGAATACGGTAAACTCGATGGTCAAGGAGCCGTAGAGGCCTGGAAAGAGCCTAGCTGTGAGAAATCAGCAAGATGTAAGAAATTAATCACA TCAATAGATTTTATAAATGTTTCACATGCAACCATCAGCAATATCACATTGTCAAACAGCAAGGGCTTCCACTTAGGTCTGCATGGAAGCAAGAACATTAAAATCTACAATGTCAAAATTATTGCTCCTGAGGATAGCCCAAACACCGATGGCATCCATGTCAGTAACTCCTCTAACATAAGCATTTTCTCTTCGACAATCGGAGTCGGTGATGATTGTGTCTCCATAGGACCCGGTAGCAAGAATGTCTCGGTTTCCAACATCCGATGCGGTCCAGGCCATGGAATAAG CCTTGGCAAGTATAAAAACGAGAAGGATGTGGTCGGGATCAACGTCCGAAACTGCACGATAAATGGCACAGAAAACGGTATTCGGATGAAGACATGGCCCGGAGACCGTCCAAGCAATGCTTACAACATGACATTTGAAGACATTGTGATGGTCAATGTCTCCAACCCCATAATCATAGACCAAGAATATTGTCCTTCACATAAATGCAAGAGTAATGAA CCTTCAATGGTGAAGCTTAAAGACATATTCATAAAGAACATCAATGGCACCTACAGCACCAAATCTGCAGTAATCTTTCTGTGCAGCTCAGAGGCTCCTTGTGAAAACGTTCAGCTTGTTAACATAAATCTCAACTATTTAGTGCCCAACAGTCCTCGCCAAGGTCGCTTGAACATTAAGGGCTTTCTTAATGGCTTACAAGTTATTAATTCTAGGTTTTAG
- the LOC107895979 gene encoding exopolygalacturonase isoform X1 → MMAFSLRNIVAFLPLFHASIVVATLPSCQTCGSPEPSPPAPEPEAFPPEPEVPEPYPPELAPYPEPDQSPEPSEAPIDDDGVFDVTNYGAVADGGTECSSAFSAAWHAACDYPWNSTIYIPEGTFLVGPISFRGPCYNDRSPNVEIRGTLFALSSLSSFKSSYWISFKNLQGLTLIGGPEYGKLDGQGAVEAWKEPSCEKSARCKKLITSIDFINVSHATISNITLSNSKGFHLGLHGSKNIKIYNVKIIAPEDSPNTDGIHVSNSSNISIFSSTIGVGDDCVSIGPGSKNVSVSNIRCGPGHGISVGSLGKYKNEKDVVGINVRNCTINGTENGIRMKTWPGDRPSNAYNMTFEDIVMVNVSNPIIIDQEYCPSHKCKSNEPSMVKLKDIFIKNINGTYSTKSAVIFLCSSEAPCENVQLVNINLNYLVPNSPRQGRLNIKGFLNGLQVINSRF, encoded by the exons ATGATGGCATTTAGTTTGAGAAACATAGTAGCTTTTTTACCATTGTTTCATGCAAGTATTGTGGTGGCAACATTGCCTTCTTGCCAAACCTGTGGCTCACCTGAACCATCTCCTCCAGCACCTGAACCCGAAGCTTTTCCACCTGAACCGGAAGTACCCGAACCTTATCCCCCTGAACTGGCTCCTTATCCAGAACCTGATCAGTCTCCGGAACCAAGTGAGGCACCAATTGATGATGATGGTGTTTTTGATGTCACTAACTATGGAGCGGTGGCTGATGGTGGGACCGAATGTAGCTCG GCATTCTCTGCAGCATGGCATGCAGCATGTGATTATCCGTGGAACTCTACCATTTACATACCAGAAGGAACATTCTTGGTCGGTCCGATCTCATTTCGTGGCCCCTGCTATAACGATAGATCGCCTAACGTCGAGATCAGGGGAACATTATTTGCTCTAAGTAGCCTTAGTTCATTCAAGTCCTCCTATTGGATTTCATTCAAAAACCTCCAAGGGCTCACTCTTATTGGGGGACCCGAATACGGTAAACTCGATGGTCAAGGAGCCGTAGAGGCCTGGAAAGAGCCTAGCTGTGAGAAATCAGCAAGATGTAAGAAATTAATCACA TCAATAGATTTTATAAATGTTTCACATGCAACCATCAGCAATATCACATTGTCAAACAGCAAGGGCTTCCACTTAGGTCTGCATGGAAGCAAGAACATTAAAATCTACAATGTCAAAATTATTGCTCCTGAGGATAGCCCAAACACCGATGGCATCCATGTCAGTAACTCCTCTAACATAAGCATTTTCTCTTCGACAATCGGAGTCGGTGATGATTGTGTCTCCATAGGACCCGGTAGCAAGAATGTCTCGGTTTCCAACATCCGATGCGGTCCAGGCCATGGAATAAG TGTGGGCAGCCTTGGCAAGTATAAAAACGAGAAGGATGTGGTCGGGATCAACGTCCGAAACTGCACGATAAATGGCACAGAAAACGGTATTCGGATGAAGACATGGCCCGGAGACCGTCCAAGCAATGCTTACAACATGACATTTGAAGACATTGTGATGGTCAATGTCTCCAACCCCATAATCATAGACCAAGAATATTGTCCTTCACATAAATGCAAGAGTAATGAA CCTTCAATGGTGAAGCTTAAAGACATATTCATAAAGAACATCAATGGCACCTACAGCACCAAATCTGCAGTAATCTTTCTGTGCAGCTCAGAGGCTCCTTGTGAAAACGTTCAGCTTGTTAACATAAATCTCAACTATTTAGTGCCCAACAGTCCTCGCCAAGGTCGCTTGAACATTAAGGGCTTTCTTAATGGCTTACAAGTTATTAATTCTAGGTTTTAG
- the LOC107895506 gene encoding pyruvate kinase isozyme G, chloroplastic-like, which produces MDHLACSSKIEQRCQCPESSWVKINVDGSVSKNNTKVAIGGVVQNSDEEWLMDFNMVTGMDEIFKIEGGAIVEGMKLAWLRCDIHVIVKIESADSIPNLYSIITASDGAMVARGDLGAELPIEEEEIIRTCRSMGKAVIAAANILESMIVHQTPTRAEVSDIAIAVREGADAVMLSGETAHGKSDACSALLSCPTQIPYRSSTLSLSADA; this is translated from the exons ATGGATCATTTGGCTTGCTCTTCTAAAATTGAACAAAGATGTCAGTGTCCTGAATCAAGTTGGGTCAAGATTAACGTTGATGGTTCTGTGTCAAAAAACAACACCAAAGTAGCAATCGGAGGAGTTGTGCAAAACTCAGATGAGGAGTGGTTGATGGATTTTAACATGGTAACAGGGATGGATGAGATATTCAAGATTGAAGGAGGAGCAATTGTTGAAGGGATGAAATTGGCTTG GTTGCGATGcgatattcatgttattgttaaAATTGAAAGTGCAGATTCTATTCCAAATTTGTATTCAATTATAACAGCATCTGATGGG GCAATGGTTGCAAGAGGAGATCTTGGTGCAGAGCTGCCAATTGAGGAG GAAGAGATCATTAGAACATGTCGAAGCATGGGGAAAGCTGTTATTGCGGCAGCCAATATACTGGAAAGCATGATTGTTCACCAAACACCAACTAGAGCAGAGGTATCTGACATTGCCATTGCTGTTCGTGAGGGTGCTGATGCTGTCATGCTTTCTGGAGAAACGGCTCACGGAAA ATCCGACGCCTGCTCTGCTCTGCTGTCTTGTCCGACTCAAATTCCATACCGGAGCTCAACTCTCTCGCTCTCCGCCGACGCCTGA